From Echinicola soli, a single genomic window includes:
- the proS gene encoding proline--tRNA ligase: MSKGLPKRSEDYSQWYNELVKRADLAENSAVRGCMVIKPYGYSIWEKMQQQLDKMFKDTGHSNAYFPLFIPKSYLSKEASHVEGFAKECAVVTHYRLKNDEGGKGVIVDPEAKLEEELIVRPTSETVIWSTYRNWIQSYRDLPLKVNQWANVVRWEMRTRLFLRTAEFLWQEGHTAHATREEAIEETELMMNIYAQFAEEYMGMPVVKGIKTASERFAGAVETYCIEALMQDGKALQAGTSHFLGQNFANAFDVKFATKEGGLEHVWGTSWGVSTRLMGALIMAHSDDNGLVLPPKLAPIQVVIVPIFRSEEELQAVEEKAHEIMDKLKPLGISVHFDHRDTHKPGWKFAEYELKGVPLRIAMGPRDLANNTIEIARRDTLSKEMVNLAEVEIGTYITEKLEEIQATIYQKALQFRQENTTSVDTWEEFQKVLDGKGGFVSAHWDGTPETEEKIKEQTKATIRCIPLDQVKEDGKCVLTGNPSVGRVLFAKAY, translated from the coding sequence ATGAGCAAAGGACTGCCTAAAAGAAGTGAGGACTACTCACAGTGGTACAATGAATTGGTAAAAAGGGCTGACCTGGCGGAAAATTCCGCCGTTAGAGGATGCATGGTGATCAAGCCTTATGGCTATTCCATTTGGGAAAAAATGCAGCAGCAGCTGGATAAGATGTTTAAGGACACAGGGCATAGCAATGCTTATTTCCCCTTGTTCATTCCAAAATCTTATTTGTCCAAGGAAGCCAGCCACGTGGAGGGATTTGCGAAAGAATGCGCTGTGGTGACCCACTATCGCTTAAAGAATGATGAAGGGGGCAAAGGGGTGATCGTGGACCCTGAGGCTAAACTTGAAGAGGAACTGATCGTGCGGCCTACCTCGGAGACGGTAATCTGGAGCACTTATCGTAATTGGATCCAGTCTTACCGGGACTTGCCGCTGAAAGTAAACCAATGGGCAAATGTCGTTAGGTGGGAGATGCGGACCAGGTTGTTTCTGCGAACAGCGGAATTTTTGTGGCAAGAGGGCCATACCGCTCATGCCACCCGTGAAGAAGCCATAGAGGAGACTGAGTTGATGATGAATATCTATGCCCAGTTTGCGGAAGAATATATGGGGATGCCGGTGGTAAAGGGTATTAAAACTGCCAGCGAGCGTTTTGCCGGAGCAGTGGAGACGTATTGTATCGAAGCACTGATGCAAGACGGGAAGGCACTGCAGGCGGGTACATCCCATTTTCTGGGACAAAACTTTGCCAATGCTTTTGATGTGAAATTTGCCACCAAAGAAGGAGGGCTGGAGCACGTTTGGGGCACCTCTTGGGGCGTAAGTACGCGTTTGATGGGCGCATTGATCATGGCGCATTCCGATGATAATGGATTGGTACTTCCGCCTAAGCTGGCGCCTATCCAAGTAGTCATTGTGCCGATATTCAGAAGTGAGGAAGAATTGCAGGCGGTAGAGGAAAAGGCCCATGAAATCATGGATAAGTTGAAGCCTTTGGGCATATCCGTGCATTTTGACCATCGTGATACGCATAAGCCAGGATGGAAATTTGCTGAGTATGAGCTGAAAGGGGTTCCCCTGAGAATTGCCATGGGGCCAAGGGACCTCGCCAATAATACCATAGAGATCGCCAGAAGGGATACCCTTTCCAAAGAAATGGTCAATCTTGCGGAGGTGGAGATTGGTACCTATATCACCGAAAAGCTGGAAGAGATCCAGGCGACCATTTACCAAAAGGCATTGCAATTCCGACAAGAGAACACCACATCGGTAGATACCTGGGAGGAATTCCAAAAAGTACTTGATGGTAAGGGCGGATTTGTTTCTGCACACTGGGATGGTACTCCAGAGACGGAGGAAAAAATCAAGGAGCAGACCAAGGCCACGATACGCTGCATTCCTTTGGACCAGGTGAAAGAAGATGGTAAATGTGTGCTGACCGGCAATCCTTCCGTCGGAAGGGTATTGTTTGCGAAGGCTTATTGA
- the floA gene encoding flotillin-like protein FloA (flotillin-like protein involved in membrane lipid rafts) encodes MEIANSAIILIAAFGGLILLFIFLYFVPVNLWITAIFANVKVGIGELIGMRIRKVPPSVIVNSLITATKAGLDLTTNELETHYLAGGNVPNVIRALISADKANITLTFKQATAIDLAGRDVFEAVQISVNPKVINTPNVAAVAADGIQLIAKARVTVRANIAQLVGGSGEDTILARVGEGIVTSIGSAATHKSVLENPDKISKLVLQRGLDAGTAFEILSIDIADIDVGTNIGAKLQIDQASADLKVAEAKAEERRAMAVALEQEMKARNVEMRAKVIEAEAEVPKALAEAFRSGNLGVMDYYRMENIKSDTDMRDSIAKPDEGKGNDKSKGDKK; translated from the coding sequence ATGGAAATAGCTAACTCGGCAATTATTTTAATTGCAGCTTTTGGAGGACTGATTTTACTGTTCATCTTCCTTTATTTTGTACCGGTAAACCTGTGGATCACCGCTATTTTTGCCAATGTGAAAGTAGGGATTGGCGAGCTGATCGGGATGAGGATACGAAAAGTCCCGCCCAGCGTTATCGTCAATTCACTGATCACAGCCACTAAAGCAGGACTTGACCTGACCACTAATGAATTGGAAACACATTACTTGGCAGGGGGGAATGTCCCCAATGTGATCAGGGCTCTGATTTCTGCCGATAAAGCCAATATAACCTTGACCTTTAAACAAGCAACGGCGATTGACCTGGCCGGAAGGGATGTGTTTGAGGCAGTGCAGATCTCTGTAAACCCCAAAGTGATCAATACTCCCAATGTGGCGGCCGTAGCGGCGGACGGTATCCAGCTGATCGCCAAAGCCAGGGTGACGGTTCGTGCCAATATCGCCCAATTGGTAGGTGGTTCTGGTGAAGACACCATTTTGGCAAGGGTAGGAGAAGGGATTGTGACTTCCATTGGTTCGGCGGCTACGCACAAGAGCGTGTTGGAAAATCCAGATAAAATCTCCAAACTGGTACTACAGCGTGGACTGGATGCAGGAACGGCGTTTGAAATATTGTCGATTGACATTGCCGATATTGATGTGGGGACGAACATCGGTGCTAAACTCCAGATCGACCAAGCGTCTGCTGATCTAAAAGTGGCAGAAGCAAAGGCCGAGGAAAGAAGGGCCATGGCCGTGGCACTTGAGCAGGAAATGAAAGCACGTAATGTGGAAATGAGGGCCAAAGTAATCGAAGCAGAGGCAGAAGTGCCCAAGGCTTTGGCAGAGGCCTTCAGGTCTGGAAACCTCGGTGTAATGGATTATTACAGAATGGAAAATATTAAGTCCGATACGGACATGAGGGATTCCATCGCCAAGCCTGACGAAGGCAAGGGCAATGACAAGTCCAAAGGAGATAAAAAATAG
- a CDS encoding NfeD family protein, with amino-acid sequence MTWALILGLLVLGLILILLEVIFVPGTTVVGILGLAFSAFGVYLAFVNYDSSTALWVLGLTAIANVGVIFYGFKSGVWKRFSLKDTISSRTYDDRLEGLQVGLRGKTISDIKPYGKAEFGDTIYEVKSNSGFIPTGQEVEIQQLEYNRIIIK; translated from the coding sequence ATGACTTGGGCGCTTATTCTTGGATTATTGGTGCTAGGGTTGATCCTTATCCTTCTGGAAGTGATTTTTGTTCCAGGAACCACCGTAGTGGGGATTTTGGGATTGGCCTTTAGTGCATTTGGTGTTTATCTTGCTTTTGTAAATTATGATTCATCGACAGCCCTTTGGGTGCTTGGCCTTACGGCAATTGCCAATGTTGGGGTGATTTTTTACGGTTTCAAGTCCGGCGTATGGAAGCGGTTTTCACTGAAGGATACCATCTCAAGCCGTACCTATGATGATCGTTTGGAAGGCCTGCAAGTAGGGCTGAGAGGGAAAACGATCTCCGATATCAAGCCTTATGGCAAAGCGGAATTTGGCGATACCATATATGAGGTAAAGTCCAATTCAGGCTTTATCCCAACAGGTCAGGAAGTCGAAATCCAGCAACTTGAATACAACAGAATTATCATTAAATAA
- a CDS encoding WG repeat-containing protein, translating into MSTVIGKWAIALCLFLVSIDFTQAQMYEVYNPQLELIQKINNDHIFLLSESIRVSDKDQQIKLLNRNYEPFLELEGSSIYQYLSPWILVEKDGKLGAYHEYGEQIMKPQYDHIDTRYNELLGKKGNIFYHYDIGTKILKSLGSFQEAEIAKNGQIIARVPAGYQLPLSDNPQRIYQHLESSSNGAILSHETSGYGLINRHGDYILEPILDTLMHLEKEFFFGYNENQYMLIKATEDDAEIKYSSYHKIALENDVILEYIHGRLRRIMKNDGILLDIMGMADVNRIDADHYNVYFKNGKVGLLDSKGVWQVVPADSVTSILPGKEERYGALHGRFYGYVNRAGKWVIPNTFEGTGRFSEGLAAVKSAGAWGYIDKHGSMVITPQYDEADEFHNGLAIVKKGGKANLIDRNGKEVLSSFYQHIARSDDHYYITENEGMFGMIDPNGKEIISPTFQSVRREGYDRIIVQRNGRFGIINEAGEALLPVYYQDIIIDNSAQKILAEDLYKPIVTEEDEKGKKKKKRG; encoded by the coding sequence ATGTCAACAGTAATCGGTAAATGGGCCATTGCCCTTTGTTTGTTTTTAGTATCCATTGACTTCACGCAGGCCCAGATGTATGAAGTCTACAATCCACAACTGGAGCTCATCCAAAAAATCAACAATGACCATATTTTTCTATTGAGCGAATCCATTCGGGTAAGTGACAAAGACCAACAAATCAAGCTCCTCAATCGTAACTACGAACCATTTCTGGAGCTGGAAGGATCATCGATTTACCAGTACTTAAGTCCTTGGATATTGGTAGAAAAAGACGGAAAGCTAGGGGCTTACCATGAATATGGCGAGCAGATCATGAAGCCACAATACGACCATATTGACACCCGATACAACGAGCTGCTTGGCAAAAAGGGGAACATCTTCTATCATTACGATATTGGCACCAAAATCCTGAAATCCCTGGGTTCCTTCCAGGAAGCTGAAATCGCCAAAAACGGACAGATCATCGCCAGAGTACCTGCAGGCTACCAATTACCGCTCTCTGATAACCCTCAGCGCATTTACCAACATTTAGAATCCTCATCAAACGGGGCTATCCTTTCCCATGAAACCAGTGGATACGGATTAATCAATAGGCACGGCGATTATATCCTGGAGCCTATTTTGGATACGCTGATGCACCTCGAAAAAGAATTCTTCTTCGGCTATAATGAAAATCAATATATGCTCATCAAGGCCACTGAAGATGATGCCGAAATCAAGTACAGTAGCTATCATAAAATCGCCTTGGAAAACGATGTCATCCTGGAATACATCCATGGACGGCTCAGAAGGATCATGAAAAATGACGGCATATTGCTGGATATCATGGGCATGGCAGACGTAAACCGAATTGACGCAGACCATTATAATGTTTACTTTAAAAATGGCAAGGTAGGCCTTTTGGACAGCAAAGGAGTCTGGCAGGTCGTCCCCGCAGACAGCGTCACGTCCATTCTCCCCGGTAAGGAAGAACGTTACGGAGCCTTACACGGCAGATTCTACGGATATGTAAACCGGGCAGGAAAATGGGTGATCCCAAATACATTTGAAGGAACAGGACGGTTTTCAGAAGGGCTGGCCGCTGTAAAATCAGCAGGAGCCTGGGGCTATATTGACAAGCATGGGAGCATGGTTATCACTCCACAATACGATGAAGCCGATGAATTTCACAATGGGCTGGCTATCGTCAAAAAAGGTGGAAAAGCTAACCTGATCGACCGCAATGGAAAGGAAGTACTCTCTTCATTCTACCAACACATTGCTCGATCAGACGACCATTATTATATTACCGAAAACGAAGGCATGTTTGGAATGATCGATCCTAATGGGAAAGAAATCATCAGCCCTACTTTCCAATCTGTGAGAAGAGAAGGCTATGACCGGATCATTGTACAAAGAAACGGACGGTTTGGCATCATCAATGAAGCCGGAGAAGCGCTGCTACCTGTCTATTACCAAGACATCATTATTGACAACAGCGCCCAAAAAATACTTGCTGAAGACCTCTATAAACCTATTGTCACGGAAGAGGACGAAAAAGGAAAAAAGAAAAAGAAAAGAGGATAA